The following DNA comes from Osmerus eperlanus chromosome 5, fOsmEpe2.1, whole genome shotgun sequence.
TTTGTAGTACTACCCATTTGCAGTTAGTTTAAGCTAGAGGTGTGAACCTAGTCTGCTTCTACTCATGACCTAACCTGGCTGCCTGCATCCAGAGGGTCCAAATAAAACCAGCACGCCTCCCGTCAAGAATAGCATGCTCTCCATTATATTTAGGCTATATTGAATAAAGGGACACTCATTCTCCACCCATAAGAAGggggaaagagcaagagagcacAAAGGTTAGAGAGTGCAAGACAAGGAAAGATAGAGGGATACAGAGAACATACAAAAAAAGACAAGCGAAAGACCAAGAATGCAAGACTAACATTTGCCTGGGTGTGGTAGTCTGCATTTTGTCCGCCTGTAATTACTCTCTGTGTTGGTTTTGTATGACGGAGTTCACTTTCGAAGCACAACCACAAAACACGATCGGAGCCAGAAACTATCCCCCGGCAATCCACATTTTGTTTAGATGTGTCTTTTGGAATGTGCTGACTCGTCAGAGGTCATGGTATAGATAACTGAGGTCTTCCAGCAATGCAGTGGTCGTTCCCAGTCTATTTTAGGGCAGCTTCCGTTTAAGTGTAGGCTATGCTTAGCGCCATCTCAGAAGGGACCAACCTTTCAGCCAGTTAGATGAAATATGAACAGATTAAAACCGTCTTTGACTCACTTATTCCGGTAGAAATctgtagtaataataatattcCAAAGAATAAAAACTGTCTTTATTTTTGCACTGACTGTCTGTGTTTTACACACACCTCTCATCACCTTTAATGTAAACCCTTTGCTATTGTACAGGCCTGCTCACATACAAGTAATTATCCCACCAGGCTGGTTTTACAGTTAAGTCTAACTCGTTACACCCCTAAAGTACAATTTATTAAACTCTTGATAATAAAAGTGACATAACGTGTTGTTGCATTTAGCACTAACAAAGGCTTGTTTAGAAACCACTGTGAAAACAGAATAGAATGTGAGGCTCTTTCTCTATACTCAAATTTATAAACTATGACCGCCAACACACTTCAAAGGCAAACATTCTAAGCCTGTCCTGTGCAGCAAAGGAAAACATGTGCTGAAATCAGTTTTGCCATGAAGCGCTCAGTCTTGCCCAATACCAAATCTAGATCCAGTCCTTTGCAGGAGAGCCAAGTTGATGTGATTGTCAAAATTTCCTACTGTTGCCTGCTTAGTTTTGGACCAATCCTTTCAGATGGTTCAGAGTACCAAGGATGCAGGTCTTTAGGACTGACCCAGGAGCTGATTAAGGGCAGGGCATATGCCAGCTTAGCTGCTATGCATTGTAAAGGATCATAGCGTTTAACGTAGAGATGGGTCacaccatctctcacacacacatgttgtccCCCTCAGTCTATTTGCTAATGAGAACATAAGAGTATTACTGTCCCTCTGGCTGACTCTGCAAGGGAGCACAGACCTGTTAATATGGAAGTCTTGACATGCTCAAGATCTTTGGCTGGGTTTGAgcacacagacaaccacacacgtACACCAAAGATATTTGCCCACAAACATAAGCATGCATACACCTGCACACAAAAGCAGGTGTTTAAACGATTATGCAATAGAAAAGCGTAAGGACACAAATGTAGGTAGGCACATGAACTAAAGAGATGGACAGAAAGAGTGTAACATGGGCAGATTCGCATAGCTGGCAAAGCAAATTGGCCAGGCGGTTGTGACGCTCATAGGATGTTGCCTACATTTATCATTGAAGATACAACCTAACTGTAGTCATGAACAACTCAAAAATTCCATACATTTTTCAGGGGACCTCGAGCTTATAATTACATGCAAAAAGGTTTGTCCATTGCTTTGACATACGATTTTTAGGCAAATAAGCCGTGAAAAAAAATCTGACCAACAGTTTCTAAACTAGAAAGAAGAAATCTTTGTGTTCACGGTTGACGGACTCTTCCTTAGGCTACAGGCCATCAACAAAGCACTTCTTTTATCGATTAACCGCCCCTCAACCGTCTCCCTTGGATGCTGAAGAAAGACTAGATGGTCGGCATCACGCCAAAGTAACACAAGAGACCGAATCTGTTTCTTTGACAACTCAGCCCTTCGACAACAAGAATGATATCGCCCACCCTTTGGCCAACGCCGCTGGTGGCACCTGCTATAGAAGGCCCATGTGTAACAGTTTTTCCCTGGGCTTATGTGCTGCGTCATGAATATAGCATCAGTCTTTTAGCCTCTGCAATGATGAATGCCGAGAAATAATTGGCATCAGCCTAATTCGTGTTTACACAAACCGGAATCAGCGGAATTAATGTCGAACAATTGAGAGCAGATGCACTAGACTAGACCAACGcttttcaaatgtttttattcagtAGTGTCTGACGGGACGTCTGAAAATCGATTCCTGTTTTAATTGAATCATAGTGCTACATGGCTTGAAACTGGATCAACAGATGATGCAGAGGCTACAGGATCCGAACAGTGCATGCAAAAGAGCAATGAAATTGGTAGCAGAAACATGATTACTCAATGAAGCAGTGGGATATCTGTGATTTACCTTAGTGCTACTCGAACTGAGCTTTCATCCTGTCCACCTGACATGGTCCTGCAGACTATCGATATTAAACAAAGAATTAAAATCCAACGGATCTGTCCGTACTTTGATTATCTTCTCATTCGACAAGCTGATGGGAGGGAGAGTGCGCAACTCCCCAGCAGCGAGCGCTAAAAGATCAACTCAGCTCGACTTTACTCCAGCCATATTTAATTGGATATCATATAGATTATGACTACAAGAATAATTTTCGAAAGAAACTACTGTGCGAAAACCATACTGCCTTGCATGTCCAGCAAGAACGAGTTCCACGCATGCAGGTAGGGTCAGCAGGGCTACAGTCAGCACAGCCTCCTTCTGTTGTTGCCTTCAGGTTCCTCGGTtgagggacagacacacacgcctcccGCACGCTCCTCCGCTCGAACCGCAATGCGTCACCAAACCACGCCCTCTTTAGCCGTCCTACTCCGAGAAGGGTTGCGAGTTGACATCAAAATAAATTGTCGTGGAAATATAAAAGAAATTGATCATTTTAAATGGGTAAAGCACATATATCAGAACAATCATGCCGGATGCATTTTGTAGGAATCAACGGGTAACTCACTGCTGTATCATAGTACATAGGACAAAAGAAAACAAGTGTAAAATCTGAGACAGTGATGAGCCCTATCAAACAAACTTTACCCAAATAAACAATATACGGTGTAAACCATGATTCACAGTAGTGGCCACTTCTTTCAATATGAGCAATTTGGGACAGGTGCAAGTTTCCACTCCTATCCACATTCCGAGGAAATTGCAATCTTAACAGGTACAAAATCATTAGGTCAATCTATGGTGCCACCGTGTGGTCATATGGAATAACTGGTGACTCTTACCATTGTATGATGTTAATACATTCATTTCAACCATTACCCTGTACATATCCTGTACAAATGTAGAAAGTCTTACCAAATTTGTGCTTGGAGACAGATACAAATATTCCAGCTATTTTGATGGTCCTGCAATCAGCATTGCTTTTGGTTGGTCATGGTGCTTGTGTTCCACTTCAAATCCCGCCTGTGGAAGTACAATATTGTTTTTTCCAGGCGATGAAGAGGTGGTATTAACTTCAATAGTTTCTTGTCAAGGTTTCAGTTTACCTACCAAATGCATGCATCCGTCCCTTCCATCCCACCCAGTAGCACAGTACCAGTGGTGTCCAGTTTCAGTCCTATCACATTACCAGACAAGACAGCCCATCTAGCTCTACCATCTAGCAGCCTCACCTCATACTCTcaagcagaaacacacattttTAGAATGCATGAACTAGTTCTTCAGAAGGGAGCTTGGAGGTTTCGGTCCAGTTGAATGGAAATGTTTATATTTGTTTGGTATCAGAGTAAGGGTTATTATAATTGAATTTCTTGCTGTGTGTTTTCCATTTTGAGTTTCCTCtttgagataaaaaaaaacaaactctATGGCCAAAGTATTTCAGCTATAGCTCACTTCCTTGTCATAAAGCTATTTAGCCAGAAAAAGCAATTTAGCCAGAAGGGTTTTGTGCCTTTGTCATTTTGTTGGGCGTCACGTTGTGTCTGGAATGAAATCCTGCATGGGGGAACTGGGAGAGTGAATGATAACTTCAGAAtgacatttctttctttctttattaaaTAGCATATCAACAAACATGTACAATTCAAAGAACATTAGTGACCCCAATacataaacaaaaaacaacaacattggaAATCattatgtacagtacattttatAAATTTATTTACAATAGTTAATGACTGCTGCCCACATTTACAGGCAATTATGCCATTGAATTATAAAATTTGTACTCAATTTGTTACACCCAGTTAGTCTTACTGAAGTCTAATCTCTCTCCAGAACTCACAATAACAGCTGATTCAACCCTAGTTAAAGTACAACATACatttatttcattatttaaGCACCTACTAGAGCATACAATACCAGTACACCACTCATCCAATACCACTGAGCTGCTATGGTGCTGACTGGCTTGCTACAACAACATTGCAGGAACTCTACAAAAACATGGTGATCGCGCTGAGTCAGCAACATGGATTCATAACTGACTCAACACCAGAAACAGGAATGTGAAACTCTTGTTCCCATAAGGCCTTGTGTTGCGTGAGAGATAGCAATAAAAcaccaagagagagaaagagagaaatggaaaggaGTGAGCGAGTTTAAAATGGAAGGGAAGGAAAGCAGGACAACAGCCTCACAACCGTTTGACAGCTGTGCCTGCAAAACATCAATAAAGGAAACACATTGTTCCCTGATGGACTCCCTCGTCCCTCTTGCCGTGTGTGAAAGAGGTCTACAAGAAAACGAATGAAATACCTTCAGAAATACATTAACCAAACTCTCCCTGGTGAGAGAAAATAGAACCTTTAGATTTTCCCACAGGCTACTCCACATCAGAGGCTTCGTTGTCCGACAGTGCGTTACTGCCCTTCACCCGGATGTACTGGAAGTTGCGGGTCCGTCCTCCCTCAGGGTCTCCGCAGGAACAGAGGGGGCCAGAGAACAGGCCCTCGATGTCCTCCAGCCTCTGGCCTCTGGTCTCTGGTAGACAGCCCAGCACAAAGAGCAGGCCGAGCCAAGCCAGACCCGAATAGAGAAAGAACGCGCCTGGGGAGAAGCGGTTAGACCGGTTAATCAATCCACGACTGACCGATCAATCAATCATTCCAAACGTTGAGGGACACATGGCTTTGTGCCTCGACAGAACAACCAACACAatgtacagccgtggccaaaagtattgagAGAGCgaaaaatgttgtgttttgcaaagtttgctgattcagtatttgaggaaaatgttttcacatgtttctatagaatactggaatacaataaggcacatttcttaattaaagcttttttggggcaaatattttcaatatatgcaaatagtcccctcttttacagcagtcaatctgctcttaaaatccaatcagaatgatagtgatttcacctggctagaactagttcacactttcccctgcgctgatgatatgacttactgaaattatgttagcagtcattttatgccaaggcccagcaagctttgcaaacacaaaatgtatgtcgctctcaatacttttggccacggctgtacatTGCATCAACAATAACACCTAATCCCTACTAGCTGGAACTAAAGATGATTCACCATAGTAGGTGAGGTACTCAGCCACGTGGAGGAAGGTGAGCGAAACCAGGACATTGAAAGTCCAGTTGACTCCAGCGGAGCAGGCGTTACCAGTACTCCTGGCCCAAAGAGGATAGATCTCAGAGTTAACCGTCCATGGCATGGGACCCATACCTGGGACACAGACAAGCAGAAGGACACAGTTTACTGTAACTACTGCTGGCTGGACTTTATGTAGCTGAGAAACCAAAGATCAAATATTGAGGTGGTTCTttgatgaaggtgtgtgtgtgtgctcacctggAGCAAAAAAAGCCAGGTAGAGGATGAGGCCTAGTAGGACTATCCAAGAGTTAGGAGTTGGACAGTAGTTGTAAGCCCAGAGAGGTCCATCACTAGCCTCAGTCATGTTGGAGCACCTGCATACTTAAACAACAGCAGATACTTAAAAaggaatcaaatcaaatacaaatagatacGGGCAAAAACAAAACCCACTTCCCATCATCATCCATGCAGAGCGAGAAAATAAAAGTTTTACAGTAAATAAATAGGCCTTACATGAAGCACAAAACATTTTTactacaagcgcacacacacacacacacacacacacacacgcgcacacacacacacacacacacacacacacacacacacacacacacacacgcaaacgacTACTGACCTGCCCCAAGCAGCTTTCTCAGTGGACGCTTGATTGACAGGAATGCAGGAAGAGTCGTACACAGAGGAGCTGTTCTCCAAGTAACAGAAACCGCAGCCTGGATCTAACATGCAGTTCTCACAATACCTGGGGGACAGATTACAGTGTGACACCTGTCAGACACATACCAATCCCCTACAGTAAAAGCACAAATAATTGCTTTAAATCCAAGATTTAGGTTTAAAATGAGAGTTTAGCTCATCTAATAAAATATAACGCTTTCTTACTGACAtaatatacatttttatattaaaataaatCTAAATCCAAGACTGATAACTATATGCCTTGTAGAGTAATCAGCCCCCCAAAAACGGAATACACGCCCATTTTTATGACAGCTTAAGTTGGGCTGTCAACTACATGCATGTCTTACCCATAGTGTGAACAGGTGCTGTTGATAAGCTctgtggggtggagggtgataGGGGGAGAGGTCTGGGCCGATATCAAAAAGCCTACAGCTAGAACTATCAAACTCAAAGCAGTACCTGGGAGAGATCAAAAGATTTGACCTCATAAGCTTATGAAGGGAGAATTATAGACATCATTTAGTCAATACAGGGCAAGCAGAGAAACTGTCGGACAGATACAATTTCTAATTTGGTCAAATGAAGAACACCATGTACACCCCAGAGATATGTCTCCTACATTCATAATTCAAGACAAAGacacccggacacacacacacaccaaaaatacTGCCCAGCGTCAGCCTCCTGCGTCCCACTCGCTCCACAAGCCACACCCCCATCAGGGTGAACAGGAAATTGGTGGCGGCAGTGGCCGAAGCCAACCAGATGGCCTGTTTGACGTCTCGCACTCCAGACATCTGCAAAATTGTGGCACTGTAGTACCTAAAATGGgacaggaagaaagaaagaaaatgaaattgttattctctttttttgttccccatatGATACTCCTAATTATGTTCTTATATAATTGATTTGAAATGATATTCTGACTTAGTTATGATATCATTACTGATACCAGAACAAAACTAGGTTTGAAATGACCATAATTGCAAATCATTCCCTGAGCAAAATGTCTTTCCTGACTTAGCTTGCATTGTGTCTTGCTTATCAGTATTGCTTTCTCAGTCACAAGCCCCTCGGTAAGACTTGATCTTGTGTACTCTGACACGCAACTGATCATCCCTCAGAAACACCACTTCAATCAGCTACGCCACCAAAGATCTAGCCATTCTATGGCACGGGTGGGTATTTAAAATGAGTAGTGGGTTTAACCACTTCAACTCAGTTACACTCACCCCCCCTAATTTCATTCCTACACACCACAGCAACAGAGTATGCAAGTACTGAAACGAGGCCTGTGTGGTAcctacatgacagtgttgaTCCCAGAGAGCTGCTGGAACATCTGAAGTCCACATCCCACAATGAGAGCCCTGCATGTGGGAGGGTGGCTCAGCATTCGCCAGATCACAGGGCCCTCTACCGGAAAGGGTAGGTGTAGGTTAACACAGTAGTACTAAAGGCAtaattgtgtgtgggtgtgtgtctgagtgtgtcacctcctctccccttttcctcttcctcaACGCTGGTCCTGATGCTTTCATACTCCTGCTCAATGCTCTGGCCCCCACGGATCTGGCTCAGCACACGCCTGGCAGTCTGGGTAGAACCCTTCTGCATGAGCCAGCGTGGGCTCTCTGGCAGGAACAGGAAACCAATAAACTGGATCACTGAAGGGACTGCAGACAGACCCAACATGTATCTGCAGCCAGGGACACATGGAGAGGAAGAAATAGACATAGGTACTAACAAGCTTTCATGAGAGAAGTTCATTTTCTCCCTCAACAAACTGAACAAGTACTGCAtgacagagatgagagagagaaaatcattttctaaaacttCCTTATAATTTGAGTGTTGGAATGGCAGGCTGCTTTAATTCAGTTTGCTATCAGCTGCTGTTCTCACATTTCTGTCTAGTCTATTTGGGAAGAAGAGGTGTCAGAAGTTTGCAGCTCTTGACTGGCATTAAAGCAGTTTTCTGACAAAAAATATACTTGCAAAAGTAGCAGGTTGTAAGTGCCTTTTCTGTCACCTCTGACAGAAAATAGAGCAACAGAGAACGGGCTCAGGAACATGTCACAATCAAATCAACTGAGAAGATAATGGGGTTTTCAATTAGCAGGTTCTCTTAGCACTTATATAGGTGTCACAGGATTGACACCTGAATTGGAATGAACAGGCCTATCCTGACCAATATGCATTTTAAGATGAACCTAAAGTTGCTTTACCACCAGAATCTAAACAATTGATTGACCCTTAACTATGGCAAATATCAGAAATGCTAAGACTATACCTCCATCCATCTTTGTGCAGGTAGCTGAAGGCTCCGTCTACAAGAGTGGCAATAAACTGGCTGCCAGTGATGAAGAGTGTATTCATGGTGACCAGCTGCCCTCTCAGGTGTGGCGGTGAAACCTCAGCGATGTAGACAGGTACCGTCATGGAGGTGATGCCTATGGAATTGAATTAAGGGGAAAGGCAGGACAAGGTCTCAAGGCATGCGTTTAATATATGCATCAAATAATTGTTACGATTTTTGTATGTAGATAGGTTTCATTTAACAATAAATCTATAAAATAAATCAAGTCAGCCTAAGCATGTAGAGCTTCGATCTCCAAATCCAATAACTGAGAACATTACCTAAAGAGGAGAGTCTAAAACAGTCTCCCACATTTAGTTAAGACAGTATATCCTGGTGTCCAACTTTTCATCTTGTTAATTTGTATCAAACACTTGTTGAAACACCACAGTCTGCCCTTAATCCTAACCTACAAAATGTATGGTCAACACTTACCTATACCTAGTCCAGCGATAATTCTTCCAACGAGTAGAACCTCTTTGTTTGGGGCAGCACTTAAAACGACCCCCCCAACAGTAAAGAGAAAACTGGCCAGCAAGATACAGACCCTACGCCCGAAAGCCTCATTCAATGGCCCACCGGCCAATGCAGAGAGCGCAGCAGCACCAACAGTACTGGACACCAGTAGCTCCTGCCATAAAGCATTCAGGTTCATCTCCTTTTTGAGAAGAAGCATTGCCCCAGATACCACTCCAGTGTCATAGCCGAAAAGAAAGCCACCCAGAGCAGAGAACCCCACCAGGATGTAGACAAATCCGCCTGTGACATGCTCCTCATCATCAGACAGTTCTGGAAGTCCGAGGAGGTTGGCCTGGGAGGAAGTCCTGACCAAACCCTCTCCTTCGTCCCTCACTTTCTTCCTTCTGCTCCCCATAACGTTCCTTGATATCTGCAAGTAGGTATGCTTGCCCAATGCAGTGTTAACGATGCTGCGGGGACATGATGAAAACACGTAGCCCAGTGAATTCCGACGCTAGTCTAAAGAAACCTAATGTCTAAGAAGATCTATCGCTTCACTTGAGAGTGTGTACCATGGGTTGATGACTGTCAGGATATACTGTATGATCAAGGCGAATATACATTTCGAAATGAGATGATTGATAACAAACAcggaagtgaatgaatgtcagggGTAACCAATCGAAAGGAGAAGATCTGCGCAGCAATGGTGAATCATTTATATTTAGTTATATAGGCTATATAGTTCACTTTGAGACGAAATACAAATATAATTGTTGTTGGATTACTTTTTATATATTCCGTTTCAATCATTCATTCACAACATCTAATTGTGTAAAATTGTACTTTCAATGATAGTCACCGATCTAATTCCGTGGGACACTTTCGAATGTTTTACAAAAGAACAACATATTTTAAAATCAACGTAGCCTATCTTACCTGACGTATGTTGGAGTAGACTACATTTTGAGCTGATTCCCAGGTGCTGCTGCGCTCTCTACCAAACGGGAAGTTTTGAGAAGTCATATGACAGACTATTTGTCGACTAGAAAAGTCACGCCTGTAAAAAAGGGACAACATTTTCCAGCCCACCCAAAACCAAACAACCAGACAACGCGGGGCTTCAAAAACTGAAATCCATAATAACTTGGCCTTCATGTCTGACAGCCGTCGAGCGACGTGTTTTTCAAGTCGCACAATATTGAATGGACTCACGAATGAAAGTGAAGGCTATCAatgtttacatgtattcatcagATAAAATGGAGCAACTCGATTGTTTCACGACACCCACCTACGATCGTGGTGGATTATAACTAAATGCTTATCAATACTTTCTTGCGATAACACATCAAGACAATGAAGGACAAGGAAGAACTGGAGGAGACTCTAAAGAAACTGTTAGTGAGATTGAAAAATCTTGAAGAAGGAAAGCAGTTAAGTACGCTGGTTCAAATCATCGAAGACCTTATTTTCCTGGCCCATACAGATGGATGTGGTAAGATATAGCCTAAGTGATTCACTAGAATAGGAGCCTGCACAATATTGAGTTGCAAGAACTGTTTGTCTTACAGCTGTTATTTTCATCTTTCCAACTCCATTCATTATTACGGtaaattaaaaataaacttgATCTGTCTATTTATAGTTATATGTTGGAAAAACCCTTGTCTTCTCTTTGCATACCGTTTTTTAGCAGCTGAACTGTTCGAAGACAAAGCGGTTCAGGGGCCTCTTATGGTTGTACTGTCATTTTACAGTAACAGTAAAAGAGTGCAGCAGGTAAACCATGTTTCAAACACCTCACAGTTAAACACTAACTTCAGTACTCTCCACcaataatgtttaatgatcTCTGCTCACACTGCAGATAGTGTAGTGTAAAGATACACTTTCATTCTAACTTTCATTCCAACTAAAGCAGATACACCAGTTAAGCAAATTGGTTATTAACACTTTGCCCAAATGATGTCAGTGGTATATCTACCACTGTATTAGTACTACATATTTGATCAACTTAACAGAAAGCTGTATCTAAAAAGTGTTTGTGGTGTTTTAAAGTTACCTTTTCATTTCAGGCAGGATGGTCCTTGCTGTGTCGGCTAATAGAAATATGTCCTAGCACCTTAGACCAGTTGACCAAGCCTCTGGAAGCAGGGAAAGACTGGGAGGTATTGGGTGTGCACCAGTAAGTTGGCTTGGGCTGTATTTGGGCAAACACAGATTCATGTCCATACTGACTGAGCTTGGTAGAAGTTTATGTATGATTGCTGGGTTAATGGTCACCTTCCGACTTACAAAAGtaaaaatgtattacatttagtcatttagcagtatTAAGTTCCCTGCATTTGAAAATGTAGTTTGTCGTAAATTACGTTTAGGTGTGTGCATACATACAACTGCATGTTAGTGCTTGTGTACTTATCTACTtgcacccgtgtgtgtgttaacctgttTTTCAGGCAGATCCTGAAGGTGCTTTCCCAACACAGCAGAGACTGCCGGACGATGATGGTGGGGCTCAGAACActggctctcctcctccaatcaGGTCACTGTTAAGATACATAACACCCGAAGCGCGTCATCCAGCAACTCGTTTCAAGTTCATATCTACCATATTATAGTGTTCTAACCCATGACTTAGCATAACTGGGCCATGACAGACAACAAGCAAACTAAATTACCTTAACAACACTTAGAGAGTAGAACATTGCCACTATCTCTGTCACTATCTCTAAGGAGAAGAGAATGCACTTATAGTAAGGAAACAGCGTTCTCACGAAATCTaggtttttatttgtttagtaACCAACTGGATATTCATCACCACAAAGACTAACATAAAACCATGAAGCACAATACTAATGCACAATACTGTACTGGAGTCAATACCTTACCAATGTATGTGGTAATACTGTGTGCCATACAGTAGAGTAAACATTTTTGTAACAATTT
Coding sequences within:
- the LOC134021198 gene encoding proton myo-inositol cotransporter-like; this encodes MGSRRKKVRDEGEGLVRTSSQANLLGLPELSDDEEHVTGGFVYILVGFSALGGFLFGYDTGVVSGAMLLLKKEMNLNALWQELLVSSTVGAAALSALAGGPLNEAFGRRVCILLASFLFTVGGVVLSAAPNKEVLLVGRIIAGLGIGITSMTVPVYIAEVSPPHLRGQLVTMNTLFITGSQFIATLVDGAFSYLHKDGWRYMLGLSAVPSVIQFIGFLFLPESPRWLMQKGSTQTARRVLSQIRGGQSIEQEYESIRTSVEEEEKGRGEGPVIWRMLSHPPTCRALIVGCGLQMFQQLSGINTVMYYSATILQMSGVRDVKQAIWLASATAATNFLFTLMGVWLVERVGRRRLTLGSIFGTALSLIVLAVGFLISAQTSPPITLHPTELINSTCSHYGYCENCMLDPGCGFCYLENSSSVYDSSCIPVNQASTEKAAWGRCSNMTEASDGPLWAYNYCPTPNSWIVLLGLILYLAFFAPGMGPMPWTVNSEIYPLWARSTGNACSAGVNWTFNVLVSLTFLHVAEYLTYYGAFFLYSGLAWLGLLFVLGCLPETRGQRLEDIEGLFSGPLCSCGDPEGGRTRNFQYIRVKGSNALSDNEASDVE